In the genome of Candidatus Zixiibacteriota bacterium, one region contains:
- a CDS encoding RidA family protein yields the protein MNRINVSSTSPYEKMVGFSRAVRIGNLICVAGTGPVGDDGETVGKTDAYAQAKRCLEIIRRSIEEAGGKIEDVFRTRIYVTDMERWEDISRAHGEMFADIRPACTLVEVSRLVRPEWYVEIEADCFLSEQK from the coding sequence ATCGAATCAATGTATCATCAACTTCCCCATATGAAAAAATGGTTGGGTTTTCGCGTGCGGTCAGAATCGGTAACTTGATCTGTGTGGCCGGTACCGGCCCGGTCGGTGATGATGGCGAGACCGTCGGAAAAACAGATGCCTACGCCCAGGCGAAACGGTGCCTGGAGATCATTCGACGCTCGATTGAAGAAGCGGGTGGAAAAATCGAGGATGTTTTCCGGACCCGGATTTACGTCACCGACATGGAGCGCTGGGAGGATATATCTCGCGCCCACGGGGAGATGTTTGCGGACATTCGTCCAGCTTGTACCCTGGTCGAAGTTAGCAGGCTGGTGAGGCCGGAATGGTATGTTGAAATCGAGGCCGATTGTTTTCTTTCAGAACAAAAATAA